The window ATGCAAATATTTTACTGTAATATAAGTGctgacaaaaattatttaaaaaaaaaagtagctgataatgaagaaatatgtaaatgataagatcaatatatatatatatatacatctatataataaaaatacaaatggtACTGTATTAATGTacacataggtatatataaatttacaaggattctaattctttttttttttttttcattataaaaaattataaaaaagaatatatagttcattataaaaaaaatttagttatatattatgaaaattacgATACTCttggattttttattaaaattaacaaatagtatatattattttatcataccTTCCAAGGCTTTCATCGCCCTTAGTATCATCATAGTCCCATACAAGCACTGTCAGTTGTTGAGCGATGGCCGATGAGATGGCACACTGGTCCATATAATGTGTCACAcatcacatacacacatacatactgaattgtgatattaaattaaagtaaCATGTACTAAGATGTTCCCGATCTATACTTTCAAGAAAAGCTAATATAACTCTTAGAAGCAAAGGAAATTTGTAACATGAACATGACATATATGAAAGAGGAGTAATTTTATGTTTAAGCAAATATTAGTAGATATTAGAGAGATGAGAAGTGTTAGATTAGTTGTATCTTCATGATggaactaaaaataaaattcataaaatttttctatgagACTTAAACATATTACTTATCaaataatcttaaataaaaaaaaaatacttataaaaTGTTGTTTGAGTGTATGTAATCGTTTGTTTAATAGTAGAGGATGTTTCTTACCATTCAATAGATTTTGAAGAAGGTATGAAAAAACAtcttataatgtaataaattgcAGTGAAGCTCATGCATCATATGtgttgttaataatttatatgattcattaatgaaaaaaattaatcataccTCACACCAAAAGTCCCATTGTGGATTAACAGTATTGTCGATTGTTTTGGTCCTAAACTGTTGAGCACCAACATTTATAATAGCATATGGATCAGATTTGCCTTTACCCAACATaccaatatcttttttcataagaTGTTTTGCTTCAATAACATGAATTCTTAAAATACCCTaccaaaataattttaaaatatagcaaatgaaaatgtttgataaattactagaaataaattacatatattagaCACGAAATAATTAGTTGCATTTTACCTCAGGTTCAGGAACTTTCAATGTTTCTACTGGTATTTGCTCACTCAAAGGAATGACAATTTTATTTGGCAACACCACAATTGCAGCTATTTGTTctataattgtttttcttaagGTTTCACTATAgacataatatttcaatattaattcaattaaaaaaaaaatgtaaacaaatAATGCTACAgcataattaaattttgttttgttagcTAAACATTGTACCTAAAACCAGGAAGATCAAGTACATCAGCTACTCCCACCAGATTAAAGTTAATTGCTGgtacatttaaaaagaagaccTGTATTCCTCCAATTATTGGTATCACTGATATTATTGGTTTCATGACAACACGCATTAGACCTCGAAgctaatgtaataataatgaataaattcataaacatttttttactttaagatacgcatatttttcaaaacacTTACTTGAAAATTCTTGATACCACCCTTTATATTCCCAACAGAAAATGTAATATCACAATCTCCAGCATACCTAGAAATGTAatgatgtaattaaaaatatttaacctGCACgcatttatgtaaattaaatacaaacaTCACATCTGCATCCAAAATGATTTCACTTCTTGAAGTATTTTTGTCATATACTTTTATTCCATAGATTTTGAGAGgctgaaataataaataaaaaaaagaaaaacaaatatttataaagtacataaatacatatatgtttatataatgtaacttACAATTCGGCCTAAGACTAATCTTTCAAATTGAAACCCCTTTATCTTATAATCGGCTAGCTTTTGGACAATAGATGGCTCTATTGTTTGCTTACAAAGTTCACGAGCATACTGATTAATACTTGGCCAAACCTTATACAATatctaaaaatagaaaatatatacgaatgataaaaataacatatatctattattaaagttaaagataaataaatcctACCCTATTTAGCCATTCAGCTCTATCAAAATCAGGAAAATAAACCCAGGATGGTAATTCAtccattctttttccaatcaattctttttcattagcCAATACACTAGCTTGCGCGGTGATTGCTCTTAGCTGTtgatctttctgtttttctgaCTTCCATACAAAAACTATAATAGGACAAAGCAACCATgctaaatttatattcatgtATCCGCAACCCCATATAATACCAGCAGTTGTTAACTTTATAAAGAACGATGTAACCAATGAAGACATATTCATGTATGGCCAAGTGTTTGGTTTAGatactttattttcatttggttCAGCTTCCATAATTATGATCTTTAATtatgacaatattttttatataatttagatattattcAATGGTCTATATTTCTAACTTTcctagaaatagaaataaaaaataaaagcattatttatatattaaaaaatattattatatataatattattatataatactattataaaaagaacaaaaaaataaaaaagaaatagaaaagaataaagtatgataaattttatttcaaatatattttcatattgaaTAGGAAATTAATGTTTGCaggatatgaaaaaaaaaaaagcatggTGGATTGTTTATAGCAATTAGTTGTTAGCGTTCGCAAGAATATAGTGCAAAGTgcttacaattataataaaacgtttagCATTCCTTtcaatgataacaataaagaGATGACGCCGATAGTGAATAGTCTTTAGCTATTAGTCATTTCTTACCTCTTCAAGGCCAATAAGatacatttgatattttaaagatTCCCCTGAAATGCTCTACAAATCGTAAACTTTTAGTCTGACGTCAGTAGTCAGCTGATTATCTGAAGTTGTCCCTCAACATTTGTCAAGACGCCATTGTTATGAACGCATTGCTACGACTTCAATAACTCTttccataatatatatacataatcaattttatacttatttaagaatatatttgacTTTGTTAATCTCATATTTATCGTGCAAAAAGTAACAAAGTTTCATCATGGGTCTCGTTTGTTCCACAGCGCAGgtaaatcatttctttctgtaatatatatatatatatatatatatatatatatatatatatatatataactaattttgtaaaatcatCTATGTGTCATTGcgaattgatatttttattttgatataatacatgtaaatatatatatatatatatgtatgtatgtatgtatgtgtgtagacACGAATTGTTACTTTACACtgttgtatttaataataagaaattattctttgattatgattatttaatataaatatatgggTGGAtctttatagtttttttttatttctatatcatataattaacaaatgtAGTTATGTTTGATATTGTTAATAAGTAGATAAAAgtcaaatatataaactaataactcttttaattatactaataacttttattattattataaaaagttttaataatatatattctttgttaCAGCTTGCCTGCCTGTGTGGCAGTACAGCTTGCAGTTTCTGTTGTTCTCAATGCCCTACTTGCCGTAACAGCACTAGTACTCGTATTATGTATGCTTTGTTATTAATGCTGGGTACTATAGCTGCATGTGTTACTATGGCACCTGGTTTACAAGATGCTCTTAAaaaggtaatatatatatatatatagtatttatttatattcttgtaTTGAgcatttaacaataatattgttttccgATAGGTTCCATTTTGTGCTAATAGTACAAACTATGTACCATCTTCATTTACTGTAGATTGTGAATCATCAGTTGGTTATTTAGCTGTATATAGAATATGCTTTATTCTTGCATTATACTTTTTCATGATGTCTATGATTATGATAAGAGTTAGAAGTTCCAAAGATCCAAGGGCTCCTATACAGAATGGGTGAGTTTATATTgaagtaggaaaaaaaaaaaaaaagaaaagataaaagaaacagaaagaatgaattattatcattttggAAAGTgcacttatattatataatatatattatagattttgggcaattaaatatcttctaaTAATTGGTGGAATAATAGGGGCTTTCTTTATTCCTGAAACATCGTTTGGTTCAACCTGGATGTATTTTGGAATGATCGgaggtttcttttttattatcatacaattaattcttattgTTGACTTTGCACATTCTTGGGCAGATGCTTGGGTAGGTAATTATGAGGATACTGAATCAAAAAGTTGGTACGTAATTTTTAAACTTATTTCATATcttataatgtgtatatagaatttataataataatacttatcaAATTGATTATATAGGTATGCAGCACTTATGGGAGCTACTTTATTGAATTATGCTATTGCTATCACTGGTGTAGTATtactttatgtatattttactcATGTGAGTTTAACTTTCAaccataatattttttttgtggaagtaaatctaaattattattttttatatatgtttatttcttatttatattttcagccCTATGAGTGTGCACTGAACaaattcttcatttcttttaatcttattttatgcATCATTATCAgcattatttctattcttccaAGTGTACAAAAACATCAGCCACATTCTGGTTTACTTCAACCATCTATAGTTTcattatatgttatttatttaacatggAGCGGAGTTTCTAATAGCCCAGGTATAAAATACACAAACTAcgtgaaattaattagaaatatctataaagttttctttgttcatttttcttaattacacTTACAGATCGCATTTGTAATCCTGGATTTTTGgcaataatttctaataatactCAAAATCGTGTTGCTTTTGACAAGGAAAGTATAATCGGTCTCATAATATGGTTCAGTTGTGTTTTATACAGTTCTCTACGTACAGCATCAAAATCATCCAAGATTACCATGTCTGAAAACGTTTTAGTTAAAGATAATGGAGCTggtatgtataaattaataaagaaaaacttttatattagtAGGGCTAATCCATATATTTGGCAAATTTTATATGACGAATATTGCAAATATTGCATGCCAAAAGTAAATtcctaataattttatttttttctgcaaaatttttaatttgacgGATTTTCAGtaattaagataatttttatttgatacatatatctattacCATAAATAAAACAGCCTTAATAATTAACTCTTTTACACAGTCAGGAATGCTGGAGACCAGTATCTTATCGGCAATGAAGGTAGGCACACATAGCTCTATCACATGTTAGTTATGTTGACACAGTTTTTAATGAAAGTATCCATTCTAGTCTTTTACGTTTatcattgatttataattgaaaagttTCTGTATTTCAGAACTTTAACATTTccacaaaatattttcaaagtacataatagattttatttgcTTGAGTAAAACACTGCATTAAATTGTAATTGAGGCTAGAACAATAGTAGTGATTATGatgttagagaaaaaaaattaatcttgcTTTACAATCAGAGTGTGCCTGCTTAAATTGtctaatttgtatttattttcaatttcaataattttttttacaatataattaataataaatttatatatgtgataGTTagttatacaaattatttatattgatttattattatattgtggaaatattaaaaagtatttaaatatatttttaacaattgtaTAATCTGTCTTGCACACATGTTATTGTTTAACTTCTGGAATATAATTAGACTATACTGCAGTAGAAGGTCGCAATGGTGATACAGAAAATGGTGAAGCTAAAGTATGGGACAATGAAGAAGAAACTGTAGCATACAATTGGAGCTTCTTCCACTTAATGTTTGCTCTTGCTACTTTATATGTGATGATGACTCTTACCAATTGGTACGAGTAAGTatcaaagtatattttatacctaatgaaatttattatatttttttattaaaattaaataataaaaaatgttttacagACCAAATTCAAACTTGGAAACCATGAATGCTAATGTTGCATCAATGTgggtaaaaattatttcttcatgGTTATGTATAACCCTTTATGTTTGGTCTTTGGTAGCACCGATACTCTTCCCAAACAGagaattttcataaattgaAGACTTTCGAGAAATGATAACATCTAATTGAACAGGTATCTTTGTATTCATTTTAAGCTTGAAAGATTATGCATCAatgatacatataaattttagaatATAGTTTGTTCGTTTGATCTTTGCTCGTGATTCTAAAATGcaaagattaatattattgccATCAGATAATCTAtcacaataaaatattaatatattgatatattgttCGTTAAACTAATTAACATGTCCTTAAATAATATgccaaaaataatttaatatatacacataatgtcactgaaatatataatatatcacatCAAAGTATAAAATCGAGTAAAAGATTATTCATTcttaaatgtttaatatagctgaagaattcaaatattatatgcaTGATTCTTTCTATAGTATATGCTTCTTTGATGTAACACCACTTATGcttatctataattaaataacaatattatgtACCATCTAAGCATTTACTGATAgatcataatataatagacAGTTATTATGATGAAATAtgattattgatataaatataatatatgtaatcatAAATGAGCTTTAATAGTTGTTATAATCATTAAAACTATTGTTTTGCAATATTACAGTGAGAAATgatgtgaaaatatttttgcttatatttccatattcataccttttcttttattatttcactaatgttaatatttttattttatcaatttttttcattttttctgtttttcctttttttattttcagttaGAAATCTATcgtgaattatatttatattacctaATGAGAATTACACGCAAGTACCATCGTGCATACGCATTTTTAAATTGCTTGGAATATCatgatatgtataatattaaatttttatccttacgaaaataattttctatgtaaGTAGTGTAGATTGATATTTTGcagaatatacttttataaagtattataatattttgtaagtactcaaaaataaaaacgtgtatatatatatcacgagCGAACTTGTGAAGATTGCATTTATTTGGAATTAAATGCTATTGCTGAATGTGTTGGAAAGTTtaggattatatatatatatatgtatattatatctattaattatatagtatCCCATatgtaaacatttattataatcaaaaaaaaaaataagaagataataaaaatatagtggaaaagaataatataataatattatttacaatgtaaatatttgaatattcataacatgtatgtatgatacaaatactttttcttgactgtcatatacattgtatatgATGGCAAGTAACGAGATTTATACTTAATTTCTATAACcaggaaatatatatgtgtgtgtctgtgcgtgcgtgtgtgtgtatatgcgtatagTTCGTCGAGACTATTTACAATACTTAACTATAATTTTGGTaggagaataaaatatatttggtaTACTTTTGCTACATTATTCCAATTTCAATGGCTTTGATATTTGTTCTCGTAGCATTTGCTTTTTTAGCAAATAATTCTTAATGTTTTGAAAGGGCGTATCGAAGAGCAGAGTAAGAATAACGGATGCGATAAGGATCCATACCATTTCTATGATATTGAactagtaaaaaaaaaaaaaataataaattatttataagacaAATGAGTAACcattatgattttataatacttaacCGTacgatcaataaaatataaaatcatttgtcatacacacatatgtctGCTATACGTACCACCAATTTTAAAAAGTCATAATACTCGGCACTACGAGTCTGTCCAACATTGTAGAAAAATACGGGGAATTGCGTTAAATAAATCGCATAACTGAGCCTCGTGGTAATTACAAATCCTCTCCAAGCTAAAATTCTGCTTAACCATCCTGTAACGTAGCGATTAATGCGACATTAACAACGTTTTTCTTTGACAAAGATAAATGAAGTTTGTATTACTTGCCATTTGTATTTCCTGTTTGATGTACCACTATTATCCAAGCGAAAAGTGCGCACCATCCGATAGGAGCGAAAGCATTATACGTGGCTGCGTGCATTGGATTATAAGTATAATCGATAGATCCCATTTTTGCTGGACCAAAAACGGAACCAAAGAACATTACCGTAGACAAAATCCAGCCTGTGTAAGAGGTAGTCTagatcgattaaaagaaataaattaagtcTATGATAACGTTCATCATTTTACacataacattaataattcttacttttgtcattttatattctttaggTAAAGATCGGAGTAAGTATCCAACAAATATACCAATAATATATACGGTTAATCTGTGACTCGGTAAAATATACGACATATTAGCCGTATCAAAAAGTTGTTTTATTCTGCAAGAGAATATAAATGCGTGTAGTATATTGTAtcgattaatatcaaaataaaatatacatacaaggCAGATACTCACGAAATACCAAAgtaaacataattattaagaCGTTTAAAATATGTAACATAATATCTCAATATTGTCGAGAATACAGCTAAAGCAAGAAGTATGATACTGCCGATCTTTGGTTTTTTATACAAGAGCAATACCAGTAGAGGAGACAGTGCAAAGAGTTGAGTATCTATACCTATGTGATGCGTATGCGTCAAACACtaagaaattaatgatattaacaaTCGTCTCTGTTAAAGAATATAGGTTTACGCAGTTTATTTTGAACTCTTACCATATTCTCAAATccaaaataattatgaataaataagaaatttctcCACCACGtttgtttacatatattagCATGTTGTGTCACAACTAAATTCCATTGAGGTCCAGAACCAAGATACGGCATGATATAAgtacaaaataatatcaatgccCCTAAAGTCGGTACCAGCCTAAAAAAGATCAGCGAATAAACATTCCATCTTTATGCTTGTGATTATAAACGAATCTCATTGATTTTCGTTACCTCAAAAATCGCGAGAGatattcgtttttaatatCCAAATGGccagttttttttattcttccaaGAAAAGAATACGCGGTAAGAAGGCCAGAGAGCATGATAAATGGATCGGTGTAAAGACTGGCAGCTCTGCCTACGACCGTCCATGGTTCACCTAAATACTGGACCGATAACTTACAttatacttaataaatattatgaaaaaatttaattgttcaATCGCGAACATTGACGTAATCGCATATATCTGTACAcctatttatatgtatgtatgttacgtACATACACCTATCTATATAGGcacatacatttttcttctaacgTTTACCTCGCTCATGTCTGTCCTGTTGGTGTAAGGATTGTAGAATAGTGCCATACTTTTATGTgctaataataacattaaggCATTGAATGCTCGTACTCCATGTAACGTTGCTATGTCCCCTTCAGCTCTTTCCAATGAGATAAGTTTGTGAAAGTTGCGTTTCAGCGAAAAGGACAAAAGAATTTCGCTCGTCGACGATTTACAATGATCGTAATATGCAGCAATCAGAGTTAATACTGCcgcgaaaacgaagaaaatactgTAATGGAGAAAACATCAATAAGCAAATTGATTAGTCATATAGACATTGAAATTGAATTCAACCGAATGATGATAATATCTGTCATATATGTTCTACCTCACGAAAATGGTTTCTCTTGGAAGTGGctgattatttttcatctgACACATATCTCGATCGACGCGAACTGAAATCTTTAATCCACTTTGAGATGTATATTTGGATAGAGTATCGCGAAGAGAGATCTCAACGTCACGGAAGGAACAAGATGCTGGTGTACAGACGGCCCAATTCACTGTACTAAAACGTGGTACTCTGTGCCCTGGCTGTGTAGAGACAAAATATCggattaattacatataaaatctcAACGATCGTATTTTGACAAGTACAGTATGAAAGAGGTtcctttctttaaatataaatatatgcgtTCATagcatacgtacttacgtctGTTACGTTGCTTCTGAGTATGTAATGAGAATGGAGAAGACGATGAAGATGTTTCAAATCAGGTCGAGATTCATCAATATCCAATTGCAAATAAGCCAAACAATATTGTCCCTGAATACCATCGTTTCCTACGGTTTCGACGCATTCATCGAAATCACCGAGTTGATTCACATTACCATTTAAAAGACCAGATGGTATCTTGGCCGTTGCATCATACACTGgcaaacgaataattaatcatttttgatAACATAAATCATATGATAGTCTGcgtatattttacttatatgTTCTTATAGAGAAAGTATTTCGAATTGGTAAAACTTTTGAGATCGTGGTAAAAAACGAAAGGTTTACGATCGATAGGTGACAACAAGAGAAATCTGcggagaaaaaataacgaaggcAACGTTGGTTTTCGTATTGTTGCGTACAAGTACAGCGCCGcatacaaaaaaggaaagtatatTGATGTTCGTTGACAAAGACCTTTATATAATCTACCGGCCGTTCTTGATTGTGAAAGATTAACAGGAACGAAATGTTGTtgaatttcgaatatttttaattcgacatTTACACCAAACAATTACATTCTACATTTCTCTAATGTGTTAAGAATGATAATGTGTTGTAATGTGTTATTTAATGTATGCATAACAAATAACAACCCTTACTTTTTAAAGCCCACAAAGTAAATTTATTGAGCTCACGATGAAATTTCTCAGCATCCCTTTTGCATTCTGTACTGACAGTACCTGCACCAGGATCATATGCAGGtacaatttttaacaatttactAGCTTCCAGATCGATTTCTTCGGTGAAGGtatctgaaaaaataaatatttattttctttttttttttttctttctttcttctttttattctttttggaTATCTTTGATGAAATACGAATAAGGAAATATTCGAAGGACAAGACCGGTTGATTAAATCGTAAAGTaggtattaattaaaattgtaaattaaacAAGAATATCTTGATTTTTCCTTAAAagtaatctaaaaataattttcgaattatCTCACGAATACTCAATATTCTTCTAAGAGACGTTCCTTCAtatagatttaaatatattacgaattaaCATCATGGTTTTGGTTCCTATCTTGTTTGCTAATAAAAAGCTTTACGTAACATGAatcatcgatttcttttccctttctcgttCCATTCTCCCTTCGAATTCTTTGTGATGTAACTAGTTCACGGTTATatcgcacacatacacagtaatatatatatatatatggtaatataatatatatatattagatatcgAACTTGATCCTAAGTTACAAAACCGGTAATTTTCTGTTCGAAAAACTTGTATGAattgatttatcgataaaacagTCGATCGTCCTAGTTTccattttcatcattttcatgACGCGATCTTTGATATGATCTTACAACAATCTATCGatcaaataattgattaaagcTCGATATACCATAACTGTCTACCTTTATATGAGTGCATAACATATCATCTTATGCAAAGCAATGACAactatagagaaaaagaaatttttaaagatttttttcgagTCGATTAATTGCGTCTAACATCTGAAACACGATTAGCACGTACGCCTATCAACtggatttatttttgtaatctaAAGATTCAAGAGAATAAATTCAATGTTTTTCCttgtatgaaataaaatttattctattcaATCTCGTACATTCTGTCAGACGGATCATTTGATATATCAATCTAATGCAAAAATTCTTATCAAGATCCATAAATTTTtgttgtatttaaatattaatgtaattctttatgaagataaaatttatatatccgAAAGAAACCAGTTGGATAATTGAAAatctttaagaaattattgtttgcgtatttcttgttttttgaaaaattaaagtttACACGATGACGTTATTACCCAAGAatgtatttattcatttttccacTTATGTCCTCGAATCGTTGAGATTCTAGTCGCAAGGTACTAATCGTACGTGTTAATAAATTGGAAACTGTTTGCCATTAGGATTTCACCATTCGATCGGCAGACCGTCGAGAGTTGAAATCATTTCTTCAGTAGTCCGTTGCATTACACCGATCAATGAAGTCGCCgtgaaaatcgaatataagtTTCGTCAATTTCGAACTAGATCGCAGGATGTAACGCAATAATCGTGGCATTCTATTCATCGATCGCGATTGTGTTTGTTTATTCATTGGTTAATCGAGAATacgaatagatttttattttctatacaatGACAATTTCGAGATCGTCGATCGCATAATTTTAATAACCGtatgcatatttatattattctatgtagatacttatcgtttaattaataactaacaattcattttttatccattcatttttatttctattctcaaccttcctctttcttcgttataataatttcaagtaGCTGAGAGAAAGGCAATGAACCCGTTGACATAAATCCGAAATGTTTACGAATCAAAGTTTAATACAGTGAATAGGAAAAGATCGTATCTCTGTCATATCTTTAATCATTTGATGTCTCATTAATTACGCATTATGtagttcctcttttttttccatttattaacgtccatataatgatatttttcagttattatttttccgatatttttttcaatattttttatcctccTCCATGCAAATTTATTTCCGATCGAACATCCGTTTATACTGTATTATCTTATAATCGATAATCCTTTCATTATGCaaattaatctctctctctctccctctctctccatttttaAGGTCGATCATTTTTTCCTGATCCTTGTAATGTCTTCTCTAGATACACACCTATCGATTGACGTGAAAGGCACTTAAAGTGCATTGAGAATGAATGGAATTACGAAGGaccttcgttttttttataaaatgtacaaGTAGGACACTTTTCGTCATTATATGTATTGTAAAATTGCTGTcaactttttttatcgtcattttattttctttttttttttattgtcactTTGCGCGTTCGATCGATATGGAAATAGATCGTTACAAAGAGGAGAATTTTTATGTATCTCGTTATGGGTCattccttatttatttatgaccACGTCGTGGCACAATATTTTGCGGTAAACCaataaacgtaaaaagatACTAACGGACGTTGAAATATTGgctcgtttattattaaaagaggaaaaaagaaattttgttaattaaaagaaaaaagaaagtaaaagagcgGAGTACGTATTATTAACAACCGCACGTTCGACgcagattatattttttttgttatcgtcaAAGTGCGTTTACTCACCGTAAT is drawn from Vespula pensylvanica isolate Volc-1 chromosome 10, ASM1446617v1, whole genome shotgun sequence and contains these coding sequences:
- the LOC122632681 gene encoding serine incorporator 1 isoform X5; this translates as MGLVCSTAQLACLCGSTACSFCCSQCPTCRNSTSTRIMYALLLMLGTIAACVTMAPGLQDALKKVPFCANSTNYVPSSFTVDCESSVGYLAVYRICFILALYFFMMSMIMIRVRSSKDPRAPIQNGFWAIKYLLIIGGIIGAFFIPETSFGSTWMYFGMIGGFFFIIIQLILIVDFAHSWADAWVGNYEDTESKSWYAALMGATLLNYAIAITGVVLLYVYFTHPYECALNKFFISFNLILCIIISIISILPSVQKHQPHSGLLQPSIVSLYVIYLTWSGVSNSPDRICNPGFLAIISNNTQNRVAFDKESIIGLIIWFSCVLYSSLRTASKSSKITMSENVLVKDNGAVEGRNGDTENGEAKVWDNEEETVAYNWSFFHLMFALATLYVMMTLTNWYEPNSNLETMNANVASMWVKIISSWLCITLYVWSLVAPILFPNREFS
- the LOC122632681 gene encoding serine incorporator 3 isoform X6, whose translation is MGLVCSTAQLACLCGSTACSFCCSQCPTCRNSTSTRIMYALLLMLGTIAACVTMAPGLQDALKKVPFCANSTNYVPSSFTVDCESSVGYLAVYRICFILALYFFMMSMIMIRVRSSKDPRAPIQNGFWAIKYLLIIGGIIGAFFIPETSFGSTWMYFGMIGGFFFIIIQLILIVDFAHSWADAWVGNYEDTESKSWYAALMGATLLNYAIAITGVVLLYVYFTHPYECALNKFFISFNLILCIIISIISILPSVQKHQPHSGLLQPSIVSLYVIYLTWSGVSNSPDRICNPGFLAIISNNTQNRVAFDKESIIGLIIWFSCVLYSSLRTASKSSKITMSENVLVKDNGAEGRNGDTENGEAKVWDNEEETVAYNWSFFHLMFALATLYVMMTLTNWYEPNSNLETMNANVASMWVKIISSWLCITLYVWSLVAPILFPNREFS
- the LOC122632681 gene encoding probable serine incorporator isoform X1, producing the protein MGLVCSTAQLACLCGSTACSFCCSQCPTCRNSTSTRIMYALLLMLGTIAACVTMAPGLQDALKKVPFCANSTNYVPSSFTVDCESSVGYLAVYRICFILALYFFMMSMIMIRVRSSKDPRAPIQNGFWAIKYLLIIGGIIGAFFIPETSFGSTWMYFGMIGGFFFIIIQLILIVDFAHSWADAWVGNYEDTESKSWYAALMGATLLNYAIAITGVVLLYVYFTHPYECALNKFFISFNLILCIIISIISILPSVQKHQPHSGLLQPSIVSLYVIYLTWSGVSNSPDRICNPGFLAIISNNTQNRVAFDKESIIGLIIWFSCVLYSSLRTASKSSKITMSENVLVKDNGAVRNAGDQYLIGNEDYTAVEGRNGDTENGEAKVWDNEEETVAYNWSFFHLMFALATLYVMMTLTNWYEPNSNLETMNANVASMWVKIISSWLCITLYVWSLVAPILFPNREFS
- the LOC122632681 gene encoding probable serine incorporator isoform X2 encodes the protein MGLVCSTAQLACLCGSTACSFCCSQCPTCRNSTSTRIMYALLLMLGTIAACVTMAPGLQDALKKVPFCANSTNYVPSSFTVDCESSVGYLAVYRICFILALYFFMMSMIMIRVRSSKDPRAPIQNGFWAIKYLLIIGGIIGAFFIPETSFGSTWMYFGMIGGFFFIIIQLILIVDFAHSWADAWVGNYEDTESKSWYAALMGATLLNYAIAITGVVLLYVYFTHPYECALNKFFISFNLILCIIISIISILPSVQKHQPHSGLLQPSIVSLYVIYLTWSGVSNSPDRICNPGFLAIISNNTQNRVAFDKESIIGLIIWFSCVLYSSLRTASKSSKITMSENVLVKDNGAVRNAGDQYLIGNEVEGRNGDTENGEAKVWDNEEETVAYNWSFFHLMFALATLYVMMTLTNWYEPNSNLETMNANVASMWVKIISSWLCITLYVWSLVAPILFPNREFS